In a single window of the Micromonospora sp. WMMD1155 genome:
- a CDS encoding response regulator transcription factor has product MRSVLVCVRTPLAAQHLTSAAARLGLSAIVRTAVSDPEVMLRLAERPADVVLADTALTRPDSAGFVRRVLARAPQAAVLLLGTEESEAAAATISAGARGLIQNVDHDLTSAVAKALLLLAAPGRASRQRITDPARNAAAVGGSGRSGPSPRGSGEPGWAAAPGEGTAGVPSVPVQRGDDEAESATGDASADQSEAARPTSNALPTRASIGLTERELQVLLGMAEGKSNAEIGRELFVSEDTVKTHARRLFRKLGARDRAHAVAAGFRAGLVA; this is encoded by the coding sequence GTGCGTAGCGTCCTTGTGTGCGTTCGGACACCACTCGCGGCCCAGCACCTTACTTCTGCTGCCGCGCGGCTGGGGTTGTCAGCAATCGTTCGTACCGCCGTCTCCGATCCTGAGGTGATGCTGCGGTTGGCCGAGCGACCGGCCGACGTGGTGCTGGCCGACACGGCCCTCACCCGGCCGGACAGCGCGGGCTTCGTCCGTCGGGTGTTGGCGCGTGCGCCGCAGGCCGCGGTGCTGTTGCTCGGCACCGAGGAGTCCGAGGCCGCGGCGGCCACCATCAGCGCCGGTGCCCGGGGTCTCATCCAGAACGTCGACCACGACCTGACCAGCGCCGTGGCCAAGGCTCTGCTGCTGCTCGCCGCTCCCGGTCGAGCCTCCCGGCAACGGATCACCGACCCGGCCCGGAACGCCGCGGCGGTGGGCGGTTCCGGCCGCTCCGGGCCGTCGCCGCGTGGCTCCGGCGAGCCCGGCTGGGCGGCCGCCCCCGGCGAGGGGACTGCGGGTGTGCCGTCGGTGCCGGTGCAGCGGGGCGACGACGAGGCCGAGTCGGCCACCGGCGATGCGTCGGCGGACCAGAGCGAGGCGGCCCGGCCCACCTCGAACGCCCTACCCACCCGTGCGTCGATCGGGCTCACCGAGCGTGAGCTTCAGGTGCTGCTGGGCATGGCCGAGGGCAAGAGCAACGCGGAGATCGGCCGGGAGCTGTTCGTGTCGGAGGACACCGTCAAGACGCACGCCCGCCGGTTGTTCCGCAAGCTCGGGGCGCGGGACCGGGCGCACGCGGTGGCGGCGGGCTTCCGCGCCGGCCTGGTCGCCTGA
- a CDS encoding GuaB3 family IMP dehydrogenase-related protein, whose protein sequence is MRDVVEIGLGKTAQRGYHLDDIAIVPSRRTRDVDDVSTSWQLDAYPFGIPCVGHPSDATMSPASAVRLGQLGGLGVLNVEGLWTRYENPTKVLEELAGLDEDARATKRLQEVYAEPIRPDLIAERVRELRAGGGTVAVRVSPQHTLALAPVILDAGVDILVIQGTIVSAEHVSTTDEPLNLKEFIADLDLPVIVGGCTDYKTALHLMRTGAAGVIVGIGGDEWSTTESVLGIRVPMATAIADAAAARRDYLDETGGRYVHLIADGDMQTSGDIAKALGCGADAVMLGEPLSLCEEAPAGGAWWHSAASHPSLPRGAFEVAGEPLGSMEELLFGPADEPDGQLNLFGGLRRAMAKCGYRDLKEFQKVGLVLDR, encoded by the coding sequence ATGCGTGACGTGGTCGAGATCGGGCTGGGCAAGACCGCGCAGCGCGGTTACCACCTGGACGACATCGCCATCGTGCCGAGCCGCCGCACCCGGGACGTCGACGACGTCTCCACCTCCTGGCAGCTCGACGCGTACCCGTTCGGCATCCCCTGCGTCGGTCACCCGTCCGACGCCACCATGAGCCCGGCCTCGGCGGTGCGGCTCGGTCAGCTCGGCGGCCTCGGCGTGCTCAACGTCGAGGGGCTGTGGACCCGCTACGAGAACCCGACGAAGGTGCTGGAGGAGTTGGCCGGCCTCGACGAGGATGCCCGCGCCACCAAGCGGCTCCAGGAGGTGTACGCCGAGCCGATCCGTCCGGACCTGATCGCCGAGCGGGTTCGTGAGCTGCGTGCCGGCGGCGGCACGGTGGCGGTGCGGGTCTCCCCGCAGCACACCCTGGCGCTGGCTCCGGTGATCCTGGACGCCGGGGTGGACATCCTGGTCATCCAGGGCACCATCGTCTCGGCCGAGCACGTGTCGACCACCGACGAGCCGCTGAACCTCAAGGAGTTCATCGCCGACCTGGACCTGCCGGTCATCGTCGGCGGTTGCACCGACTACAAGACGGCTCTGCACCTGATGCGTACCGGCGCGGCCGGTGTGATCGTGGGCATCGGCGGTGACGAGTGGTCGACCACCGAGTCGGTGCTGGGCATCCGGGTGCCGATGGCCACCGCGATCGCGGACGCGGCGGCGGCCCGTCGCGACTACCTCGACGAGACCGGCGGCCGGTACGTGCACCTGATCGCCGACGGTGACATGCAGACCTCGGGCGACATCGCCAAGGCCCTCGGCTGCGGTGCGGACGCGGTGATGCTCGGTGAGCCGCTGTCGCTCTGCGAGGAGGCGCCCGCCGGTGGTGCCTGGTGGCACTCGGCGGCGAGCCACCCGTCGTTGCCGCGTGGCGCGTTCGAGGTCGCCGGTGAGCCGCTCGGGTCGATGGAGGAGTTGCTCTTCGGGCCGGCGGACGAGCCCGACGGCCAGCTCAACCTGTTCGGTGGGCTGCGCCGGGCGATGGCCAAGTGCGGCTACCGCGACCTGAAGGAGTTCCAGAAGGTCGGCCTGGTCCTCGACCGCTGA
- a CDS encoding M1 family metallopeptidase, whose product MRVTRHRLRMSVGLLVVGALALSGCGSSAPKAAPSPSASPTPSRTFSPGAEGVGDAYFPTYGNGGYDVGRYTVKVRYDPANDRLTGTTTVQGTATADLSSFNLDLAGLTVTAVTVDGAPATHKRKRNELVVTPASGLINGNGFVAEVTYEGVPKPLKNETLGEGGFLHTAEGAIALGQPESASTWFPVNDHPSDKAAYDFEVTVPDGLTAVSNGVPGGKTSAGGWTTWKWSEKSPMASYLSTLVIGKFRITTGEHKGRPVYNAVATNVAKGAADSSIAQTVKVADYLESVFGPYPFDAYGGVVVSDSRISYALETQSRPVYSAGFFRQGENTEVVAHELAHQWFGDSVALATWEDIWLNEGFATYAEWLWAEHTKAYTAEQAFDIRYTQVPAQVWKTPPGKPGVKQLFSESVYQRGGMTLHALRVAVGDKAFFEIVKTWAAEKRNGTATTAEFVALAERVSGKKLGPLFDAWLYGTKKPALPKRL is encoded by the coding sequence ATGCGGGTGACGCGGCACAGACTGCGGATGAGCGTCGGTCTGCTGGTGGTCGGGGCACTCGCACTGTCCGGGTGCGGTTCGTCGGCACCGAAGGCCGCGCCGTCGCCGAGCGCGTCCCCCACCCCGTCGCGGACGTTCAGCCCGGGTGCGGAGGGGGTCGGCGACGCCTACTTCCCGACCTACGGCAACGGTGGGTACGACGTCGGGCGGTACACGGTCAAGGTTCGCTACGACCCAGCGAATGACCGGCTGACCGGCACGACCACAGTGCAGGGCACCGCCACGGCCGACCTGTCGTCGTTCAACCTCGACCTGGCCGGTCTGACCGTCACCGCGGTCACCGTGGACGGCGCACCGGCCACCCACAAGCGCAAGCGCAACGAGCTGGTCGTCACTCCGGCCTCCGGGCTGATCAACGGCAACGGGTTCGTCGCCGAGGTCACCTACGAGGGTGTGCCGAAGCCGCTGAAGAACGAGACCCTCGGTGAGGGCGGCTTCCTGCACACCGCCGAGGGGGCCATCGCGCTGGGCCAGCCCGAGTCGGCCAGCACCTGGTTCCCGGTCAACGACCACCCGTCGGACAAGGCGGCGTACGACTTCGAGGTCACCGTCCCGGACGGCCTGACCGCGGTCAGCAACGGCGTTCCCGGCGGCAAGACCAGCGCGGGCGGGTGGACCACCTGGAAGTGGTCGGAGAAGTCACCGATGGCGAGCTACCTCAGCACGCTGGTGATCGGCAAGTTCCGGATCACCACCGGCGAGCACAAGGGCCGTCCGGTGTACAACGCGGTCGCCACGAACGTGGCCAAGGGCGCGGCTGACTCGTCGATCGCCCAGACCGTCAAGGTGGCCGACTACCTGGAGAGCGTGTTCGGGCCGTACCCGTTCGACGCGTACGGCGGTGTGGTGGTCTCGGACAGCCGGATCTCGTACGCCCTGGAGACGCAGAGCCGGCCGGTCTACTCCGCCGGGTTCTTCCGGCAGGGCGAGAACACCGAGGTGGTCGCCCACGAGCTGGCGCACCAGTGGTTCGGTGACAGCGTCGCGTTGGCCACCTGGGAGGACATCTGGCTCAACGAGGGCTTCGCGACGTACGCGGAGTGGCTCTGGGCCGAGCACACCAAGGCGTACACGGCCGAGCAGGCGTTCGACATCCGGTACACCCAGGTGCCCGCGCAGGTGTGGAAGACGCCGCCGGGCAAGCCGGGGGTGAAGCAGTTGTTCAGCGAGTCGGTCTACCAGCGGGGTGGCATGACCCTGCACGCCCTGCGGGTGGCAGTGGGTGACAAGGCGTTCTTCGAGATCGTCAAGACCTGGGCCGCGGAGAAGCGCAACGGCACCGCCACCACCGCCGAGTTCGTCGCCCTCGCCGAACGCGTCTCCGGCAAGAAGTTGGGCCCGCTCTTCGACGCCTGGCTCTACGGCACGAAGAAGCCGGCCCTGCCCAAGCGCCTCTGA
- a CDS encoding molybdopterin-dependent oxidoreductase translates to MSTTSPRYAALAGVTAAAVAIGIAEPVAVLTGPRSAPLVAVGGAVVDAVPESLKQLAIDLFGTADKIALLVGTGLLLGGFAALFGVLAVRRLAFGLTGIAVFGVIGVTAALTRPGADAFDALPSLVGAALGALVLWLFIDGPFELDPWPWSPPTPTAGAVSSADPVPPSGVVPSGGSGRESRSEPSSPGDEGLPATPAAPAPVVPTGPDGPAEVDPESRRRFLTGSGVLLGTAVVAGLGGRWLAGRRGVSAARDAIRLPAPVAAAPAVPAGADLSLAQLAPYVTPNLGFYRIDTALVVPQVDPDTWRLRIHGRVGTERTYTYADLLARPLVERYVTLACVSNEVGGDLIGNARWLGVPLRELLDEVDPDEDADQVVGRSVDGWTCGTPTAALRDGRDALLAVGMNGEPLPVEHGFPVRMVVPGLYGYVSACKWVTELELTRFADFDAYWVPRGWSAQGPIKTQSRIDAPRRRNRLTSGPITVAGVAWAQHRGIRRVEVRVDDGPWQEATLAPTVSVDTWVQWSWSWDATPGEHRLQVRATDATGETQTERTQGVAPDGATGWHTVTVAVR, encoded by the coding sequence ATGAGCACCACGTCGCCGCGCTACGCCGCGCTGGCCGGAGTGACCGCCGCCGCCGTCGCGATCGGGATCGCCGAGCCGGTGGCGGTGCTGACCGGTCCCCGGTCGGCGCCCCTGGTCGCGGTCGGCGGGGCGGTCGTGGACGCCGTCCCCGAGTCGTTGAAGCAACTCGCCATCGACCTCTTCGGCACCGCCGACAAGATCGCCTTGCTGGTCGGCACGGGCCTGTTGCTGGGAGGGTTCGCCGCACTGTTCGGTGTGCTTGCGGTCCGTCGGCTGGCGTTCGGCCTGACCGGCATCGCCGTGTTCGGCGTCATCGGCGTGACCGCCGCGCTGACCCGACCCGGTGCGGACGCCTTCGACGCGCTGCCGTCCCTGGTCGGCGCCGCCCTCGGCGCCCTGGTGCTCTGGCTGTTCATCGACGGGCCGTTCGAGCTGGACCCCTGGCCCTGGTCCCCACCCACCCCGACCGCCGGTGCGGTGTCGTCCGCCGACCCGGTGCCCCCTTCAGGGGTGGTGCCGTCCGGCGGGTCGGGGCGAGAGTCGCGGAGCGAGCCGTCCTCGCCGGGTGACGAGGGCCTGCCGGCGACGCCCGCCGCGCCCGCGCCGGTGGTCCCCACCGGGCCGGACGGTCCCGCCGAGGTCGACCCCGAGTCTCGACGGCGGTTCCTCACCGGCAGCGGGGTGCTGCTCGGCACCGCCGTGGTGGCTGGCCTCGGTGGGCGCTGGCTGGCTGGACGACGCGGCGTCTCCGCCGCGCGGGACGCGATCCGACTGCCCGCGCCGGTCGCCGCCGCGCCGGCCGTGCCGGCCGGCGCGGACCTCTCGCTGGCGCAACTCGCGCCGTACGTCACCCCGAACCTGGGCTTCTACCGGATCGACACCGCGCTCGTGGTGCCGCAGGTCGACCCGGACACCTGGCGGCTGCGGATTCACGGTCGAGTCGGCACCGAGCGCACCTACACGTACGCCGATCTGCTGGCCCGGCCGCTGGTGGAGCGGTACGTCACGTTGGCGTGCGTCTCCAACGAGGTGGGTGGGGACCTGATCGGCAACGCCCGTTGGCTCGGCGTACCCCTGCGGGAACTGCTGGACGAGGTGGACCCGGACGAGGACGCCGACCAGGTCGTCGGCCGGTCGGTCGACGGCTGGACCTGCGGGACGCCCACGGCGGCGCTGCGCGACGGGCGGGACGCTCTGCTGGCGGTCGGCATGAACGGCGAGCCGCTGCCGGTCGAGCACGGCTTCCCGGTCCGGATGGTGGTGCCCGGCCTCTACGGCTACGTGTCGGCGTGCAAGTGGGTGACCGAGCTGGAGTTGACCAGGTTCGCCGACTTCGACGCGTACTGGGTGCCCCGCGGCTGGTCCGCCCAGGGGCCGATCAAGACCCAGTCCCGGATCGACGCTCCCCGGCGACGCAACCGGCTGACCAGCGGCCCGATCACCGTGGCCGGCGTGGCGTGGGCACAGCACCGGGGTATCCGCCGCGTCGAGGTACGCGTCGACGACGGGCCCTGGCAGGAGGCGACACTGGCCCCGACGGTGTCGGTGGACACCTGGGTGCAGTGGTCGTGGAGTTGGGACGCCACGCCGGGCGAGCATCGCCTCCAGGTCCGGGCGACGGACGCCACCGGGGAGACCCAGACCGAGCGTACGCAGGGCGTCGCCCCCGACGGCGCGACCGGCTGGCACACGGTGACCGTCGCCGTCCGCTGA
- the guaB gene encoding IMP dehydrogenase, whose protein sequence is MENSPSTDLPAGVEHADLGGHLPELPAGSARVVPLGLTFDDVLLQPGESDVVPSRVNTRTKLTRNVELSIPLLSSAMDTVTEARMAIAMARQGGIGVLHRNLSLEDQALQVDLVKRSESGMITNPVTASPDDTLREVDELCGRYRISGVPVVDGDGQLVGIVTNRDMRFVSEPNTPVREIMTRTPLITARVGVSKDDALALLRQHKVEKLPIVDDSGRLRGLITVKDFTKSEQYPDASKDDAGRLRVAAAIGVGEDAYKRARALVDAGVDVLIVDTAHGHQRAVLDMVRRLKADVAVDIMGGNVATYAGAKALVDAGADGVKVGVGPGAICTTRIVAGVGVPQVTAIMEAARAARPAGVPVIGDGGIQYSGDIAKALVAGADTVMLGSLLAGCEESPGELIFVNGKQYKTYRGMGSLGAMQSRGQAKSYSKDRYFQQDVLSDDKLVPEGVEGQVPYRGPLSRVAHQLVGGLRLAMGYAGAENIPDLHRRGQLIRITAAGLKESHPHDIQMTVEAPNYHTR, encoded by the coding sequence GTGGAAAATTCGCCCAGCACTGATCTTCCGGCCGGCGTCGAGCACGCCGACCTGGGCGGCCACCTGCCCGAGCTGCCGGCCGGCTCGGCCCGGGTGGTTCCGCTCGGCCTCACCTTCGACGACGTGCTGTTGCAGCCGGGCGAGTCGGACGTGGTGCCCAGCCGGGTCAACACCCGGACGAAGCTCACCCGCAACGTCGAGTTGTCGATTCCGCTGCTCTCCAGCGCGATGGACACGGTGACCGAGGCCCGGATGGCCATCGCCATGGCCCGCCAGGGCGGCATCGGCGTGTTGCACCGCAACCTGTCCCTGGAGGACCAGGCGCTCCAGGTCGACCTGGTCAAGCGCTCCGAATCCGGCATGATCACCAACCCGGTGACCGCCAGCCCGGACGACACGCTGCGCGAGGTCGACGAGCTGTGCGGGCGCTACCGCATCTCGGGTGTGCCGGTGGTGGACGGCGACGGCCAGCTGGTCGGCATCGTCACCAACCGGGACATGCGTTTCGTCTCCGAGCCGAACACCCCGGTCCGCGAGATCATGACCCGCACTCCGCTGATCACCGCGCGGGTGGGCGTCAGCAAGGATGACGCGCTGGCGCTGCTGCGTCAGCACAAGGTCGAGAAGCTGCCGATCGTCGACGACTCGGGTCGGCTGCGGGGCCTGATCACGGTGAAGGACTTCACCAAGAGTGAGCAGTACCCGGACGCCAGCAAGGACGACGCCGGTCGCCTGCGGGTCGCCGCCGCCATCGGTGTCGGCGAGGACGCGTACAAGCGGGCCCGTGCCCTTGTCGACGCGGGCGTCGACGTGCTGATCGTGGACACGGCGCACGGCCACCAGCGGGCCGTGCTGGACATGGTCCGCCGGCTGAAGGCCGACGTCGCGGTCGACATCATGGGCGGCAACGTGGCCACGTACGCCGGCGCGAAGGCGCTCGTCGACGCGGGCGCCGACGGCGTCAAGGTCGGCGTGGGGCCGGGCGCGATCTGCACCACCCGGATCGTCGCCGGGGTCGGCGTGCCGCAGGTGACCGCGATCATGGAGGCGGCCCGGGCCGCCCGTCCGGCCGGCGTGCCGGTGATCGGCGACGGCGGCATCCAGTATTCGGGCGACATCGCCAAGGCCTTGGTGGCCGGTGCCGACACGGTGATGCTCGGCAGCCTGCTGGCCGGCTGCGAGGAGAGCCCCGGTGAGCTGATCTTCGTCAACGGCAAGCAGTACAAGACCTACCGCGGGATGGGGTCGCTCGGCGCGATGCAGTCCCGGGGCCAGGCCAAGTCGTACAGCAAGGACCGCTACTTCCAGCAGGACGTGCTCAGCGACGACAAGCTCGTCCCGGAGGGCGTCGAGGGCCAGGTTCCCTACCGGGGGCCGCTGTCCCGGGTGGCCCACCAGCTGGTCGGCGGGCTGCGGCTGGCCATGGGGTACGCCGGTGCGGAGAACATCCCCGATCTGCACCGCCGGGGCCAGCTCATCCGGATCACCGCGGCCGGCCTGAAGGAGAGCCACCCGCACGACATCCAGATGACCGTCGAGGCGCCCAACTACCACACCCGCTGA
- a CDS encoding M1 family metallopeptidase, translating to MVRTRRTPARGRPTALAAALTCVVALLTAGCTGDDHDGFRPGAADAGDPYVPGHGNGGYDVTHYGLDVRYDPSTDRLTGRAVITATATQDLSRFNLDLVGLDVGTVRVGDAAADHRRADAELVVTPRDGLPRGRQFTVTVDYAGVPTAVEDGSLGSGGFLHTADGAVALGQPDSAATWFPVNDHPSDKATYDLAVTVPDGLAALSNGVPGPRSSADGWTTWRWSERAPMASYLSTLVIGDYQVVTGTHAGRPMVTAVAASLPATGAAASSLARTGEIVDFLASRFGPYPFDSYGGIVIADDRVGYALETQSRPVYGPAFFADDRPNPGVVAHELAHQWFGDSVSLARWGDIWLNEGFASYAEWLWEEHDGGRTAQRNFELQYAKTDWSQPSVEPGRELMFGTAVYQRGALTVHALRRTVGDDTFFRILRTWTAERAAGNATTADLVALAERVAGRQLRPLFDAWLVGGSAPTLP from the coding sequence ATGGTCCGAACCCGACGGACACCGGCCCGCGGTCGACCGACCGCCCTGGCCGCCGCGCTGACCTGCGTGGTCGCGCTGCTCACCGCCGGTTGTACGGGCGACGACCACGACGGCTTCCGGCCCGGCGCCGCCGACGCCGGTGACCCGTACGTGCCGGGGCACGGCAACGGCGGCTACGACGTCACGCACTACGGCCTGGACGTCCGCTACGACCCGTCGACCGACCGGCTGACCGGGCGGGCCGTCATCACCGCCACGGCTACCCAGGACCTGTCCCGGTTCAATCTGGACCTGGTCGGCCTGGACGTCGGCACGGTCCGGGTGGGCGACGCGGCGGCCGACCACCGCCGCGCCGACGCCGAACTCGTGGTGACCCCACGCGACGGGCTCCCGCGCGGTCGGCAGTTCACCGTGACGGTCGACTACGCGGGCGTTCCCACCGCCGTCGAGGACGGGTCGTTGGGCAGCGGCGGCTTCCTGCACACCGCCGACGGCGCGGTCGCGCTCGGGCAACCCGACTCGGCCGCCACCTGGTTCCCGGTCAACGACCACCCCTCGGACAAAGCCACCTACGACCTCGCGGTGACCGTCCCGGACGGCCTCGCCGCGCTGAGCAACGGGGTGCCCGGCCCGAGGAGCAGCGCCGACGGCTGGACCACCTGGCGTTGGTCGGAGCGCGCCCCGATGGCCAGCTACCTCAGCACCCTCGTGATCGGCGACTACCAGGTGGTGACCGGCACCCACGCAGGTCGGCCGATGGTGACGGCGGTGGCGGCGAGTCTGCCGGCGACCGGTGCCGCGGCAAGCTCACTGGCCCGGACCGGGGAGATCGTCGACTTCCTGGCCAGCCGCTTCGGTCCGTACCCGTTCGACTCGTACGGCGGGATCGTGATCGCCGACGACCGGGTCGGGTACGCGCTGGAGACCCAGTCGCGCCCGGTCTACGGACCCGCCTTCTTCGCCGACGACCGGCCCAACCCGGGTGTCGTCGCGCACGAGCTGGCCCACCAGTGGTTCGGCGACAGCGTGTCGCTGGCCAGGTGGGGTGACATCTGGCTCAACGAGGGCTTCGCCAGCTACGCCGAGTGGCTGTGGGAGGAGCACGACGGCGGCCGGACCGCCCAGCGCAACTTCGAACTCCAGTACGCGAAGACCGACTGGTCGCAGCCCTCGGTGGAGCCGGGCCGCGAGCTGATGTTCGGCACTGCCGTCTACCAGCGCGGAGCGCTGACCGTGCACGCGTTGCGTCGGACCGTCGGTGACGACACGTTCTTCCGCATCCTGCGAACCTGGACCGCCGAGCGGGCGGCGGGCAACGCGACCACTGCGGATCTCGTGGCGCTGGCCGAGCGCGTGGCGGGCCGGCAGCTGCGGCCGCTTTTCGACGCCTGGTTGGTGGGTGGGTCCGCCCCCACACTGCCGTGA
- a CDS encoding sugar phosphate isomerase/epimerase, translating into MPDHTAPDATPTPRLSRRSLLAASAGAAAAIGAAGLPVLATGTPALADPGNAGKLRVEPLIPARNRGIILYSVRDRITAAPDDSGVPYGFERVLARLAEIGYKEIEFAGYTQSTEILGRQITPAEIRKILDDNGLVANGTHATIQPSTFQQQLDIAEELGMKNIGTGSDPTNSAYKAEWDAAADIWNELGRQAKARGMRLYTHNHDAAYSFLIDRGPRDAQGRQTRSSGIRRLEYFFEITDPRYVFFELDIYWAYVARYKHQKYVNAAGQEVTDLFDPILTVADRTTRFPLFHAKDGDRDTSVPNGHQMVPLGEGDINFQQFFQTIGERNFHHANWEMDTAPGGTENRGQSLDFAASSYQNMSDLTIYVEK; encoded by the coding sequence ATGCCCGACCACACCGCACCCGACGCCACCCCCACCCCCCGGTTGAGCCGCCGATCCCTGCTCGCCGCCTCCGCCGGAGCCGCCGCCGCGATCGGTGCGGCCGGCCTGCCGGTCCTCGCCACCGGCACCCCCGCACTCGCCGACCCCGGCAACGCCGGCAAGCTGCGGGTCGAGCCGCTGATCCCGGCCCGCAACCGCGGCATCATCCTCTACAGCGTCCGCGACCGGATCACCGCCGCGCCGGACGACAGCGGAGTGCCCTACGGCTTCGAGCGCGTCCTCGCCCGACTCGCCGAGATCGGCTACAAGGAGATCGAGTTCGCCGGCTACACGCAGAGCACCGAGATCCTCGGCCGGCAGATCACCCCGGCCGAGATCCGCAAGATCCTCGACGACAACGGCCTGGTCGCCAACGGCACCCACGCCACGATCCAGCCCTCCACCTTCCAGCAGCAGCTCGACATCGCCGAGGAACTCGGCATGAAGAACATCGGCACCGGCAGCGACCCGACCAACAGCGCGTACAAGGCCGAGTGGGACGCCGCCGCGGACATCTGGAACGAGCTGGGCCGGCAGGCCAAGGCCCGGGGCATGCGGCTCTACACGCACAACCACGACGCCGCGTACAGCTTCCTGATCGACCGTGGCCCGCGCGACGCGCAGGGTCGGCAGACCCGGTCGTCCGGCATCCGCCGACTCGAATACTTCTTCGAGATCACCGACCCGCGGTACGTCTTCTTCGAACTCGACATCTACTGGGCCTACGTGGCCCGCTACAAGCACCAGAAGTACGTCAACGCGGCCGGCCAGGAGGTCACCGACCTCTTCGACCCGATCCTCACCGTCGCCGACCGGACCACCCGGTTCCCGCTGTTCCACGCCAAGGACGGCGACCGGGACACCAGCGTCCCCAACGGCCACCAGATGGTCCCGCTGGGCGAGGGCGACATCAACTTCCAGCAGTTCTTCCAGACCATCGGCGAACGGAACTTCCACCACGCCAACTGGGAGATGGACACCGCACCGGGCGGCACCGAGAACCGGGGTCAGTCGCTCGACTTCGCGGCGAGCAGCTACCAGAACATGTCCGACCTGACCATCTACGTGGAGAAGTGA
- a CDS encoding WhiB family transcriptional regulator: protein MSNVRRLPGPIVDLWDWQRLGACRGRDSAQFFHPDGERGSSRLRRESAAKSVCRACPVRAECAAHALSVREPYGVWGGFSESERLRLLAVGWEDLADRRHARVDVARLEARLGHPHKSTIPIQRNVA, encoded by the coding sequence ATGTCGAACGTACGTAGACTGCCCGGACCCATCGTCGATCTCTGGGACTGGCAGCGACTCGGTGCCTGCCGAGGGCGGGACAGCGCCCAGTTCTTCCACCCCGACGGCGAGCGAGGCTCCTCCCGACTGCGCCGCGAGTCCGCCGCCAAGTCGGTCTGTCGCGCCTGCCCGGTCCGGGCCGAATGCGCCGCCCACGCACTGTCGGTTCGCGAACCGTACGGCGTGTGGGGCGGCTTCAGCGAGTCGGAGCGGCTGCGACTGCTCGCCGTCGGCTGGGAGGACCTGGCCGACCGCCGACACGCCCGGGTCGACGTCGCGCGGTTGGAGGCCCGGCTGGGCCACCCGCACAAGTCGACCATTCCGATCCAACGCAACGTGGCCTGA
- a CDS encoding DUF5319 domain-containing protein, whose product MHDEPIDPFNGDPADPTAGLDDPGDDATPDPLTDVERQDVLEDLADLEIYQALLAPIGVRGLVIECEDCREPHYFDWDLLRGNLRHLLNSGRPRVHEPAYDPDPDHYVTWDYARGYADGVHDTLSEGTEDEPGTPTAAQ is encoded by the coding sequence GTGCACGACGAGCCCATCGACCCGTTCAACGGCGACCCGGCCGATCCCACCGCGGGTCTGGACGACCCGGGCGATGACGCGACGCCGGATCCGCTGACCGACGTCGAGCGGCAGGACGTGCTGGAAGACCTCGCCGACCTGGAGATATACCAGGCCCTGTTGGCCCCGATCGGAGTCCGCGGGCTGGTGATCGAATGCGAGGACTGCCGCGAGCCGCACTACTTCGACTGGGACCTGCTCCGGGGCAACCTGCGGCACCTGCTCAACTCGGGCCGCCCCCGGGTGCACGAGCCTGCCTACGACCCCGACCCGGACCACTACGTGACCTGGGACTACGCCCGGGGGTACGCCGACGGGGTGCACGACACCCTCTCCGAGGGCACCGAGGACGAGCCGGGCACCCCGACCGCCGCGCAGTAA